A window of Chitinophaga sp. MM2321 contains these coding sequences:
- a CDS encoding prolyl oligopeptidase family serine peptidase, whose protein sequence is MKKRAIKLFSHVFVLSTLALFSCSKTGELIPVVPPATPIDTVAKPTPPPVKDTLPSQTNGITVQDVNSGGANITNYLLYIPDGYNENQDKWPIVISLHGVGEIGSDINVVRNTGLPKVVKGKPFIMVAPQCRSNWWNADALEVFYKAIMAKYRIDPSRVYLTGLSMGGMLTWSWAEAHPEHFAAIIPIAGNGDVKQVSKIKNTPVWAFHSANDGTVSVNGSRDMVNALKAIGGNVKYTEYPDGGHDSWTRAYATPELYTWLLQQHK, encoded by the coding sequence ATGAAAAAAAGAGCAATTAAACTTTTTAGCCATGTTTTTGTGCTGAGCACACTAGCACTTTTCTCCTGTTCTAAAACAGGTGAACTTATTCCTGTTGTCCCACCGGCAACACCAATTGATACCGTGGCAAAGCCAACGCCGCCACCGGTTAAAGACACCCTTCCGTCGCAAACGAACGGAATCACGGTGCAGGATGTTAACTCGGGAGGGGCCAATATTACCAACTATCTCCTGTATATCCCTGATGGATATAATGAGAACCAGGACAAATGGCCTATTGTTATATCTCTGCATGGAGTAGGGGAAATAGGTTCTGACATTAATGTTGTAAGAAACACTGGATTACCAAAAGTAGTAAAGGGTAAACCGTTTATTATGGTAGCGCCGCAATGCCGCAGCAACTGGTGGAATGCCGATGCACTGGAAGTGTTTTACAAAGCCATCATGGCTAAGTATCGTATTGATCCAAGCAGGGTATATCTTACTGGTTTAAGTATGGGCGGAATGCTGACATGGTCCTGGGCAGAAGCGCATCCGGAACATTTTGCAGCTATTATCCCGATTGCCGGCAACGGAGATGTGAAACAGGTTAGCAAGATAAAGAATACACCGGTATGGGCTTTCCATTCTGCAAATGATGGTACCGTAAGCGTAAATGGTTCACGTGATATGGTGAATGCACTGAAAGCAATCGGAGGCAATGTAAAATATACAGAATATCCTGATGGTGGTCATGATTCATGGACAAGGGCTTATGCTACCCCGGAACTGTATACCTGGTTATTGCAACAGCATAAGTAA